From Zingiber officinale cultivar Zhangliang unplaced genomic scaffold, Zo_v1.1 ctg210, whole genome shotgun sequence, the proteins below share one genomic window:
- the LOC122036799 gene encoding uncharacterized protein LOC122036799 isoform X1, with protein MDSNHIWPYPQPQAATTQTAFATTAVAPGAPAIAMAEAPVLPDSYLHYAQQHPAAQPHHFPHSTAYSTYHYYHNPNPNPTLDSNPYANPAPEAPLQSDAHPVHLRLPDNADVSGHYGGHAMLHSSSYSYDGVPPSSVSVVFHGHTQGLGMEQVVHSYENFPLGGGCAVQITPPHGNERVMHSISKLTKKATKVQKRSTKVVQSVYCEVCKIKCDTQQILMSHKQGKKHKKNMQKLQESITAKITNAPSIIAQDKVPVVDPDKEKPTAERKRKNNTPATAQDLEEKKRRVLECGADAAQLKICAICNVVVNSQKVYDFHISGQKHADMVKKREEKGSIHGMS; from the exons ATGGATTCCAACCATATCTGGCCCTATCCTCAACCTCAGGCAGCGACCACCCAGACTGCGTTCGCCACGACCGCGGTCGCCCCCGGGGCACCAGCCATAGCCATGGCGGAAGCACCGGTTCTCCCGGATTCCTATCTCCACTACGCACAGCAACACCCCGCTGCCCAGCCACACCACTTTCCCCACTCTACTGCCTACTCGACTTACCATTACTACcacaaccctaaccctaaccccaCCCTTGACTCCAACCCCTATGCCAACCCTGCTCCTGAGGCTCCGCTCCAGTCTGACGCCCACCCCGTCCACCTCCGGCTCCCGGACAATGCTGATGTTAGTGGCCACTATGGTGGACACGCGATGCTTCATTCGTCGTCTTATTCTTACGACGGAGTACCGCCCTCCTCAGTGTCGGTGGTTTTCCACGGTCACACGCAGGGTCTCGGCATGGAGCAGGTGGTTCATTCCTATGAAAATTTCCCACTTGGTGGTGGTTGTGCT GTCCAAATCACACCTCCGCATGGGAACGAGAGGGTAATGCATTCAATCTCTAAACTAACAAAGAAGGCAACAAAAGTTCAGAAGCGGTCCACTAAAGTTGTGCAATCTGTATATTGTGAAGTTTGCAAAATCAAGTGTGACACCCAACAAATCCTCATGTCACACAAACAGGGAAAGAAACACAAAAAAAATATGCAGAAACTACAGGAATCCATTACGGCAAAAATTACAAATGCTCCTTCAATCATCGCACAGGATAAAGTACCAGTTGTGGATCCTGACAAAGAAAAACCTACAGCTGaacgaaaaaggaaaaataatacaCCAGCAACGGCTCAGGATCTGGAAGAAAAGAAGCGGAGGGTTCTTGAATGTGGAGCAGATGCTGCGCAGTTGAAGATTTGTGCCATTTGTAACGTTGTAGTCAACAGTCAGAAGGTATATGACTTTcatatttctgggcagaagcatGCGGACATGgtgaaaaaaagagaagaaaaaggttCAATTCACGGCATGTCCTAG
- the LOC122036799 gene encoding uncharacterized protein LOC122036799 isoform X2, whose amino-acid sequence MDSNHIWPYPQPQAATTQTAFATTAVAPGAPAIAMAEAPVLPDSYLHYAQQHPAAQPHHFPHSTAYSTYHYYHNPNPNPTLDSNPYANPAPEAPLQSDAHPVHLRLPDNADVSGHYGGHAMLHSSSYSYDGVPPSSVSVVFHGHTQGLGMEQVVHSYENFPLGGGCADRSTGRMIGFGCESHGLYQLQQPSLVGSAAASLLLIHAQLGHPGPNHTSAWEREGNAFNL is encoded by the exons ATGGATTCCAACCATATCTGGCCCTATCCTCAACCTCAGGCAGCGACCACCCAGACTGCGTTCGCCACGACCGCGGTCGCCCCCGGGGCACCAGCCATAGCCATGGCGGAAGCACCGGTTCTCCCGGATTCCTATCTCCACTACGCACAGCAACACCCCGCTGCCCAGCCACACCACTTTCCCCACTCTACTGCCTACTCGACTTACCATTACTACcacaaccctaaccctaaccccaCCCTTGACTCCAACCCCTATGCCAACCCTGCTCCTGAGGCTCCGCTCCAGTCTGACGCCCACCCCGTCCACCTCCGGCTCCCGGACAATGCTGATGTTAGTGGCCACTATGGTGGACACGCGATGCTTCATTCGTCGTCTTATTCTTACGACGGAGTACCGCCCTCCTCAGTGTCGGTGGTTTTCCACGGTCACACGCAGGGTCTCGGCATGGAGCAGGTGGTTCATTCCTATGAAAATTTCCCACTTGGTGGTGGTTGTGCT gaccggagtacagggaggatgattggcttcggatgtgagtcTCATGGCCTTTATCAGCTTCAACAACCCTCTCTTGTTGGCTCGGCGGCGGCATCTCtacttcttattcatgctcagttgggacatccag GTCCAAATCACACCTCCGCATGGGAACGAGAGGGTAATGCATTCAATCTCTAA